A window of the Scleropages formosus chromosome 5, fSclFor1.1, whole genome shotgun sequence genome harbors these coding sequences:
- the LOC108926378 gene encoding DNA (cytosine-5)-methyltransferase 3A-like codes for MPSKKYCPLGAIAERDQVGATAAVNGDVAPEVERQLEAEGAPEMSKGNSPLTAAEPPSPASPRQNGETTTPDLSDKLSGCRKRSRRSSEVEDKGGWDTSPSQIRVNLRQRPSPRTIFQAGFAPHGVAHREQDSGGRAKRRQDSPTGVVTCPPPEDPAMKLQEQDSKDSAQVAVCPSPSSSSCTSSTAADCSAQPEYKDSKGFGVGELVWGKIRGFSWWPGVVVTWRATGRRRATHGMRWLRWFGDGKFSEVSADKLDSITAFPKYFSQASYTKLASYRRAVFQALEVAGARAGRAFPPGEQGAGEDPTKPMLEWAKGGFLPEGSEGLRPVATSAESGDLAPPVLDMGLSEYFPLAKRQKPSPGKTKAAEEEARSREQMVHEVVKNNRSIEEFCLACGKTKVVTFHPLFEGGLCVKCKNVYLEISYMYDDDGYQSYCTVCCGGREVLLCGNTNCCRCFCIDCLDVLVGAGVSASARALDPWHCYVCQPSQSSAALRCRPDWSQKLQEFFASDHDPDFEPPMTYPAVPAEQRKPIRVLSLFDGIATGYLVLKDLGFKVDQYIASEICEDSISVGVVRHEGKIQYVHDVRNITRKNIEEWGPFDLVIGGSPCNDLSIVNPARKGLYEGTGRLFFEFYRLLSVARPKPGDQRPFFWLFENVVAMGVNDKRDISRFLECNPVMIDAIEVSAAHRARYFWGNLPGMNRPLCASGMDKLQLQDCLEHGRVAKFGKVRTITTRSNSIKQGKDQHFPVIMNGKEDVLWCTEMERIFGFPVHYTDVSNMGRGARQRLLGRSWSVPVIRHLFAPLKDYFACE; via the exons ATGCCTTCGAAGAAGTACTGCCCGCTGGGTGCAATAGCGGAGCGGGACCAGGTGGGGGCGACG GCGGCGGTGAACGGAGACGTGGCGCCCGAGGTGGAGCGACAGCTGGAGGCTGAGGGGGCGCCAGAGATGAGCAAAGGGAACAGCCCCCTGACGGCCGCCGAGCCGCCGTCACCCGCCAGCCCCCGGCAGAACGGCGAAACGACAACCCCCG ACCTCAGCGACAAGCTCTCCGGCTGTCGGAAACGCAGCAGGCGGAGCTCCGAGGTGGAGGACAAGGGCGGCTGGGATACCTCACCTAGCCAG ATCCGCGTGAACCTGAGACAGAGGCCCTCCCCCAGGACCATATTCCAAGCGGGGTTCGCGCCCCACGGTGTTGCTCACCGAGAGCAGGACAGCGGGGGACGGGCCAAGCGGAGGCAGGACAGCCCCACGGGG GTGGTTACCTGTCCCCCACCTGAGGATCCCGCAATGAAGCTGCAGGAGCAGGACTCCAAAGACTCCGCCCAAGTGGCGgtctgcccctccccctcttcttcctcctgcacCTCGTCCACCGCTGCAGACTGCTCTGCTCAGCCCGAGTACAAG GACAGCAAGGGCTTCGGCGTCGGAGAGCTCGTCTGGGGGAAGATCCGCGGTTTCTCCTGGTGGCCGGGCGTCGTGGTGACCTGGCGGGCCACGGGCAGGAGGCGGGCCACCCACGGCATGCGCTGGCTCCGGTGGTTCGGCGACGGAAAGTTCTCCGAG GTGTCTGCGGACAAACTGGACTCCATAACGGCCTTCCCCAAGTACTTCAGCCAGGCCTCCTACACCAAGCTGGCGTCCTACCGCAGGGCTGTCTTCCAGGCGCTGGAG GTGGCGGGCGCCCGCGCGGGCCGCGCCTTCCCTCCAGGTGAGCAGGGTGCCGGCGAGGACCCCACGAAGCCCATGCTGGAGTGGGCCAAAGGGGGGTTCCTGCCCGAGGGCTCCGAAGGACTCAGACCTGTAGCCACAAGTGCAG AGAGCGGTGACCTGGCTCCCCCGGTTCTGGACATGGGCTTATCCGAGTACTTCCCTCTGGCCAAGAGACAGAAGCCCAGTCCGGGAAAGACGAAGGCTGCCGAAGAGGAGGCCCgcagcagag AACAAATGGTTCATGAAGTCGTGAAGAATAACAGAAGTATTGAAG AGTTTTGCCTCGCGTGTGGAAAAACGAAAGTCGTGACCTTCCACCCGCTGTTTGAAGGAGGACTGTGTGTAAAATGCAAG AATGTGTACCTAGAGATCTCCTACATGTACGATGACGACGGCTACCAGTCGTACTGCACTGTGTGCTGCGGAGGACGCGAGGTCCTCCTGTGTGGGAACACCAACTGTTGCAG GTGCTTCTGCATAGACTGCCTGGACGTGCTGGTGGGTGCAGGGGTATCTGCAAGTGCGCGGGCGCTCGACCCCTGGCATTGCTACGTGTGCCAGCCCTCGCAGAGCAGCGCCGCCCTCCGGTGCCGCCCTGACTGGAGCCAGAAGCTGCAGGAGTTCTTCGCCAGCGACCACGACCCGGACTTT GAACCGCCCATGACTTACCCGGCGGTGCCGGCCGAGCAGAGGAAACCCATCCGCGTTCTGTCTCTGTTTGACGGCATCGCCACTG GTTATTTGGTGCTGAAGGATCTGGGCTTCAAGGTGGATCAGTACATCGCCTCCGAGATCTGCGAAGACTCCATCTCTGTGGGTGTCGTGCGACATGAAGGAAAGATCCAGTACGTGCACGACGTACGCAACATTACGAGGAAGAAC ATTGAAGAATGGGGCCCGTTTGACCTGGTCATTGGTGGGAGTCCGTGTAACGACCTGTCCATTGTGAACCCGGCCCGGAAGGGACTGTACG AGGGAACAGGGCGGCTCTTCTTCGAGTTCTACCGCCTTCTTAGTGTGGCTCGGCCCAAACCTGGTGACCAGCGGCCCTTCTTCTGGCTCTTTGAGAACGTCGTGGCGATGGGCGTCAATGACAAGAGGGACATCTCCCGCTTCCTGGAG TGCAACCCTGTGATGATAGATGCCATCGAGGTGTCCGCCGCCCATCGTGCCCGCTACTTCTGGGGCAACCTGCCTGGGAtgaacag GCCTCTGTGCGCCTCAGGGATGGATAAACTCCAGCTTCAGGACTGTCTGGAACACGGACGGGTGGCCAAG TTCGGGAAGGTGCGAACCATCACCACCCGCTCCAACTCTATCAAGCAGGGCAAAGATCAGCACTTCCCTGTCATCATGAACGGCAAGGAGGATGTGTTGTGGTGCACAGAGATGGAGCG GATCTTCGGGTTCCCCGTACACTACACCGACGTGTCCAACATGGGCCGGGGTGCAAGGCAGAGGCTTCTGGGCCGGTCCTGGAGCGTTCCCGTGATCCGACACCTGTTTGCCCCTCTCAAGGATTATTTCGCCTGCGAATAG